The following proteins come from a genomic window of Nostoc sp. ATCC 53789:
- a CDS encoding hybrid sensor histidine kinase/response regulator has protein sequence MSSFSKKIIARSLIHRLPLRSLLIVPFVLQIFAAVGLTGYISLRNGQKAVNDVSGQLRQEMSDRLNLQVLDYLERPYVTGQVIVATAQEGQLDLTDVTKLERPFWRLVSQDIVEFMQIAMADGTSIQVEDLPNKGIVALIGNKKDLPQRQIYQLDDKGQRTALIETIANFDPRSRPWYKTAQAAGKPTWTKPFLGNSIKIPSISLTQPIYNSNGVFLGVQNNLFRINKIHNFLKKLKVGQTGQTFIIDRSGDLIASSRLPDPYIINLKEKTLQQIPAVKSESPVISATAQAILDRFGSFNAIQESQQIDFKLPTGRQFVQVSAIRDGRGIDWLSVVVVPESDFMAQIDANTRNTILLCLGALGLATMLGIYTSRWITDPILQLQQASEAIATGDLDRTVEVKGINELEALARSFNQMAAQLKTSFTELEDRVAERTVELQQAKEVADSANHAKSEFLANMSHELRTPLNGILGFAQILNRSKSLPDKERHGVNIIHQCGSHLLTLINDILDLSKIEARKLELIPKAIHFPAFLQGIVEICRVRADQKGIDFVYQPDDNFPIGIEADEKRLRQVLLNLLGNAIKFTDQGCVTLKVEVLKTNVDVSIPRIKFQILDTGVGIAADQVHQLFQPFEQVGDQKRQSEGTGLGLAISQSIIQLMGGKIQLKSELGAGSEFFFEVELPIATDWVQQSAHSSGKQIIGYEGSKRSILVIDDHWENRSVIVNLLEPLGFNLLEAENGKEGLAQAQQHHPDLIITDLAMPVMNGFEMLKHLRKSADLQHHKVIVSSASVAEIDQQMSINAGGNDFLPKPVHADELFATLEKFLNLVWQYETPSNGETANIEASWLKADSTNFAPDQVPPLEDLQKLLKLVQQGRLKKVIEMAEQLEQRDRIYQPFSQQIVKLAQQFQPKQIHQLIQAYLGAGAS, from the coding sequence ATGTCTTCCTTTTCAAAAAAAATCATAGCTCGTAGCTTGATTCACCGTTTGCCATTGCGCTCGCTCTTGATTGTTCCATTTGTCCTGCAAATCTTTGCAGCCGTTGGGCTAACGGGGTATATTTCCTTGCGTAATGGGCAGAAGGCAGTCAATGATGTTTCTGGTCAGTTACGTCAAGAGATGAGCGATCGCCTCAACCTGCAAGTTCTGGACTATTTGGAAAGACCTTATGTGACTGGACAAGTGATCGTCGCAACTGCTCAAGAGGGACAGCTTGATTTAACCGATGTCACCAAACTAGAACGGCCTTTTTGGCGGTTAGTCAGCCAAGATATAGTTGAATTTATGCAAATTGCGATGGCTGACGGCACGAGTATACAAGTAGAGGATTTACCGAATAAAGGCATCGTGGCTTTGATTGGGAACAAAAAGGATCTACCTCAGCGCCAAATCTACCAACTTGATGATAAAGGTCAACGGACTGCATTGATAGAAACTATAGCTAATTTTGACCCTCGCTCTCGACCCTGGTATAAAACTGCACAGGCAGCCGGAAAACCAACCTGGACAAAGCCTTTTTTAGGCAACTCGATTAAAATCCCTTCAATTTCTCTAACCCAACCCATATACAACAGCAATGGCGTGTTCTTAGGAGTTCAAAATAATCTTTTTCGGATTAACAAAATTCATAATTTTCTCAAGAAGCTAAAGGTGGGTCAAACGGGACAAACTTTTATCATTGATCGCTCAGGCGACCTGATCGCAAGTTCAAGGCTTCCAGACCCCTATATCATCAATCTCAAAGAGAAGACTTTGCAACAAATTCCTGCCGTCAAATCTGAAAGCCCTGTAATTAGCGCCACGGCACAAGCTATTCTTGATCGATTTGGTAGTTTCAATGCCATTCAAGAGAGTCAACAGATTGATTTCAAGCTGCCAACTGGAAGACAGTTTGTGCAAGTTTCAGCGATTCGAGACGGACGAGGCATTGACTGGTTGAGCGTAGTTGTCGTGCCGGAATCGGACTTTATGGCACAAATTGATGCCAATACGCGCAACACGATTTTGCTCTGCTTGGGTGCGTTGGGTTTGGCAACCATGTTGGGTATCTATACCTCGCGCTGGATTACCGATCCCATCCTACAATTGCAACAAGCGAGTGAAGCGATCGCCACTGGAGACCTTGATCGCACTGTAGAAGTGAAAGGTATCAATGAACTAGAAGCATTGGCGCGCTCGTTTAATCAAATGGCGGCCCAGCTCAAAACCTCCTTCACCGAACTCGAAGATCGCGTTGCCGAACGCACGGTTGAACTTCAGCAGGCGAAAGAAGTAGCCGACAGTGCAAACCATGCCAAAAGTGAATTTCTGGCCAACATGAGCCATGAACTACGTACACCGCTCAACGGAATTCTCGGCTTTGCCCAAATTCTAAATCGCTCCAAATCTCTACCCGATAAAGAACGTCATGGGGTGAATATTATTCATCAGTGCGGCTCTCATCTTCTCACACTGATCAACGACATCTTAGACCTATCCAAAATTGAAGCTCGCAAACTAGAACTCATCCCCAAAGCCATCCACTTCCCCGCCTTTTTGCAAGGAATTGTGGAAATTTGCCGCGTCCGGGCTGACCAAAAAGGCATCGACTTTGTTTATCAGCCCGATGATAACTTTCCTATAGGCATTGAGGCTGACGAAAAACGTCTGCGCCAAGTTCTGCTCAACCTTCTAGGCAACGCAATTAAATTCACTGACCAGGGCTGTGTTACTCTCAAAGTCGAGGTGCTGAAGACCAATGTAGATGTTTCCATACCCCGAATCAAATTTCAAATTCTAGATACTGGAGTAGGTATCGCCGCCGATCAGGTACACCAACTCTTCCAACCCTTTGAACAAGTTGGGGATCAGAAACGCCAGTCAGAAGGCACTGGCTTAGGGCTAGCAATCAGCCAAAGCATCATCCAACTTATGGGTGGGAAAATTCAGTTGAAGAGTGAACTTGGTGCGGGGAGTGAGTTCTTTTTTGAAGTGGAATTACCGATCGCCACCGATTGGGTGCAACAAAGCGCTCATAGCTCTGGCAAGCAAATCATTGGCTACGAAGGGTCAAAACGCAGCATTTTAGTCATTGACGATCACTGGGAAAATCGGTCGGTGATTGTGAACCTACTAGAGCCTCTGGGTTTCAATTTGCTAGAAGCGGAAAATGGTAAAGAAGGGTTAGCTCAAGCTCAACAGCACCACCCCGATTTAATCATCACCGATCTTGCTATGCCAGTGATGAATGGCTTCGAGATGCTGAAACATCTCCGCAAATCAGCCGATTTACAACATCACAAAGTGATCGTCTCTTCAGCATCCGTGGCAGAAATTGATCAGCAAATGAGCATCAATGCAGGCGGGAATGACTTCTTACCGAAACCCGTCCATGCTGATGAGTTGTTTGCAACATTGGAAAAGTTTTTAAATCTAGTTTGGCAGTATGAAACCCCAAGCAATGGAGAAACTGCAAATATCGAGGCTAGTTGGCTAAAGGCTGACTCTACAAACTTTGCACCCGATCAAGTGCCGCCGCTAGAAGACTTGCAAAAACTCCTCAAACTGGTGCAACAAGGGCGGTTAAAAAAAGTCATTGAGATGGCAGAACAGCTAGAGCAACGCGATCGCATCTACCAACCCTTTTCCCAACAGATCGTCAAACTGGCTCAACAATTTCAGCCAAAGCAGATTCACCAGCTGATCCAAGCCTATTTAGGGGCAGGAGCAAGTTAA
- a CDS encoding HNH endonuclease, with the protein MNIEGKELNELFNIADEIGSKRYHKLTHQDFENYRKFDYWRYVNGDYECGTTQESKSWVRDHSGWYCPICGDKYSEKGGKTIDHKLPRSQYPWLSMEFNNFWVICQTCNQEKGEMHWYEYEHYIFVRYPDFYLGVKVARPSQLLQSLKE; encoded by the coding sequence GTGAACATTGAAGGAAAAGAACTGAATGAATTATTTAATATTGCAGATGAAATTGGTAGCAAGCGCTATCATAAACTAACTCATCAAGATTTTGAAAATTATAGAAAATTCGATTACTGGCGATATGTTAATGGTGATTATGAGTGTGGTACAACACAAGAAAGTAAAAGTTGGGTGAGAGATCATTCAGGCTGGTACTGTCCAATTTGTGGGGACAAGTATTCTGAAAAGGGTGGTAAAACAATAGATCATAAGCTTCCTAGATCCCAGTATCCTTGGTTATCAATGGAATTCAATAATTTCTGGGTCATTTGTCAGACGTGTAACCAAGAAAAGGGTGAGATGCACTGGTATGAGTATGAGCATTATATATTTGTTCGCTATCCTGATTTTTATCTTGGTGTAAAAGTTGCACGTCCTAGTCAGTTGCTTCAGTCGCTCAAAGAATAA
- a CDS encoding response regulator, giving the protein MSNGLILIVDDMPTNLEVISSTLEDAGFEVAIALDGLSAIEQAQLNEELDLILLDVMMPGIDGFETCQRLKSNPTTSHIPIIFMTALSDTTNKVRALELGAVDYITKPFSEQEVLARVKTQTKLYRLSRSLEQQVVERTTQLSEALAELKTSQIQLVQREKLSALGNLVAGVAHEINNPIGFLSGNIEPALEYINDIFGLVDLYQQEYPQPSTTIQNEIKTIDLDYIREDLPKLVGSMREGVRRITDISTSLRTFSRADTERPVLCNLHDGIDSTILILKHRLKANEERPAIDVITDYGDLPQIECFPGQLNQVFMNILANAIDALEDSNNGRTFKEIQANPNRIIIKTRVKDNQIQVAIADNGIGMSEQVKEKIFDHLFTTKAVGQGTGLGLAIAHQIITEKHNGLLFVNSTPGKGTEFLITIPILAEIRS; this is encoded by the coding sequence ATGAGCAATGGCTTGATCTTGATTGTGGATGATATGCCCACCAATTTGGAAGTCATTTCCAGCACCCTAGAAGATGCTGGCTTTGAAGTAGCGATCGCTCTGGATGGACTTAGCGCGATCGAACAAGCACAGCTTAATGAGGAACTCGATCTGATCTTATTGGATGTGATGATGCCGGGAATTGACGGCTTTGAAACCTGTCAACGCCTCAAAAGCAACCCAACCACCAGCCATATCCCGATTATTTTTATGACTGCACTCTCGGATACCACGAACAAAGTCCGCGCTCTAGAATTGGGAGCCGTAGACTACATCACCAAACCTTTTTCTGAGCAAGAAGTCCTTGCACGAGTCAAAACTCAAACCAAGCTATATCGACTCAGCCGTAGCTTAGAACAGCAAGTGGTCGAGCGCACAACCCAACTATCTGAGGCATTGGCAGAACTCAAGACCTCACAAATCCAACTCGTGCAACGCGAAAAACTATCTGCTTTGGGCAACTTAGTCGCAGGAGTCGCCCATGAAATTAATAATCCCATTGGGTTCTTGAGCGGCAACATCGAGCCGGCTCTAGAGTATATCAACGATATTTTTGGATTAGTTGACCTTTATCAACAGGAATATCCACAGCCCAGTACTACAATTCAAAACGAGATTAAAACCATTGACCTCGATTATATCCGTGAGGATCTTCCTAAACTAGTCGGCTCGATGCGTGAAGGAGTGAGGCGAATTACAGATATTAGCACTAGTCTCAGAACCTTTTCTCGTGCTGACACCGAGCGCCCCGTTCTTTGCAACCTTCATGATGGTATTGACAGCACAATTTTAATTTTAAAACATCGTCTGAAAGCAAATGAAGAACGCCCCGCTATTGATGTGATCACTGATTATGGTGATTTGCCCCAAATTGAATGTTTTCCGGGTCAGTTAAATCAGGTATTTATGAATATTTTGGCAAATGCCATTGATGCATTAGAAGACTCGAATAATGGACGCACTTTTAAGGAAATTCAAGCCAATCCTAACCGCATTATCATAAAAACTAGAGTCAAAGATAACCAAATTCAAGTTGCAATTGCGGATAATGGTATCGGGATGAGTGAACAAGTCAAAGAAAAAATATTTGACCATTTATTTACTACTAAAGCTGTTGGTCAAGGAACCGGTTTAGGGTTAGCGATCGCTCATCAAATTATCACAGAAAAACATAACGGGTTGCTTTTTGTGAATTCTACACCCGGTAAGGGAACTGAATTTTTGATTACCATACCGATTCTGGCTGAGATTCGGAGTTAA
- a CDS encoding CapA family protein — translation MANLSLEKGFSFSFISICLYLGISVGVVIRLGQSQQLNAATTPTEPVSLPFAIPEPRLLTPKQQISSGIITIKAVGDIIPGTNFPNYRLPRFRDQLLPKSVRSHLQGSDILFGNFESSLTNYPYTTKDTSRGQVFAFRSPPGYARLFAEAGFNVFNMANNHAMDFGPVGFKDTKKNLEAVGIATLGHKNQILYLKANNIPVAMVGFSPYEMYNSIHNLGAAQALVAEAKKKAKIVVVSMHAGAEGTGALHVKNQTEFFYGENRGNSIQFARNMIDAGADLVLGHGPHVPRAMEIYKGKIIAYSLGNFLGYRTLSTNAQTGDSMILEVKLNSVGNLISSKIIPVRMNQQGIPQIDQHFRTVKLIRSLNNQAFPKNPVKINKKGEVVVQKRKLGI, via the coding sequence ATGGCAAATCTCAGCCTGGAGAAAGGGTTTTCATTTAGTTTTATCAGTATCTGTTTATATCTGGGTATTAGTGTAGGAGTCGTTATTCGGCTTGGGCAATCACAGCAATTAAACGCTGCGACTACACCCACTGAACCTGTATCATTACCCTTTGCTATTCCTGAACCTAGGTTATTAACACCAAAACAGCAAATTTCTTCAGGTATTATTACTATCAAAGCTGTTGGAGATATTATTCCCGGCACTAATTTTCCTAACTATAGATTACCCCGGTTCCGAGATCAACTATTACCAAAGTCAGTCAGATCCCACTTGCAAGGATCAGACATTTTATTTGGTAACTTTGAAAGTAGCTTAACTAATTATCCTTACACTACTAAAGATACTAGTAGAGGACAAGTCTTTGCTTTCCGCTCTCCACCTGGATATGCTCGGCTATTTGCTGAGGCTGGTTTTAATGTGTTTAATATGGCAAATAACCATGCAATGGATTTCGGCCCGGTAGGGTTCAAAGATACAAAGAAAAATCTTGAGGCTGTGGGCATTGCAACATTAGGTCATAAAAATCAAATTCTCTATTTGAAAGCTAACAATATCCCTGTGGCAATGGTAGGTTTTTCTCCTTATGAAATGTATAATTCCATCCATAATTTAGGAGCAGCCCAAGCACTTGTAGCAGAAGCAAAAAAGAAAGCAAAGATTGTAGTAGTATCGATGCACGCTGGAGCCGAAGGGACTGGGGCACTACATGTTAAGAATCAGACAGAGTTTTTTTATGGAGAAAACCGAGGTAATTCAATCCAGTTTGCTCGAAATATGATTGATGCGGGAGCAGATTTAGTACTAGGACATGGACCTCATGTTCCGAGAGCGATGGAAATTTATAAGGGAAAAATAATTGCCTATTCTTTAGGAAACTTTCTAGGATATCGGACTTTATCTACAAATGCCCAGACGGGTGACTCGATGATTTTAGAAGTCAAACTCAACTCTGTGGGAAATCTGATATCAAGTAAAATTATCCCTGTGCGGATGAATCAGCAAGGAATCCCTCAAATCGATCAACATTTTCGGACTGTGAAACTTATACGTTCTTTGAATAATCAAGCTTTTCCAAAAAATCCTGTAAAAATTAATAAAAAAGGGGAAGTTGTTGTACAGAAAAGGAAATTAGGAATTTAG
- a CDS encoding serine/threonine-protein kinase, which produces MLAGTILQDGKYTLIQEIGRGGFGITFKATHHYLGQEVVMKTINERLRQHPDFAKFERQFQDEARRLATCIHPNIVRVSDFFVEAGLPYMVMEYIRGETLGDAFVLPGITLPEATAIHYIRQIGAALQVVHNNGLLHRDVKPDNIILRQGTQEVVLIDFGIAREFNGNVRQTHTGLVSEGYSPIEQYLTQAPRTPATDVYGLAATLYSLLTAQVPMPALLRDREQMPSPRELQPHLSAAVNQAIMRGMAVESRFRPATVAEWLQLLPGNEGLMTSEALATYAVPTVNLSAQQAATLLGKTGQNRLHKPSVLAQPNQGIAKENPLAKKPGSSQILMGVGVALVAATAGFGITSILPKSQPQPTTKPLFEQPTQQPAAKAPSLENGAETNTTSRTESAPLSNSKQRRRNRRSSPEETPSRPTGESQRGDLQQSGASPSVSPTPSLVEKLRAIRSSRSASPAPLPQNNSPASNQNSASPQPIIPPNSVVIPAAPSTQSKQSDPSAVVVPTLEKQNSPTDNQPQSDRKLPEKLQDDNN; this is translated from the coding sequence ATGTTAGCAGGCACAATTTTGCAAGATGGAAAATATACCCTAATTCAAGAAATAGGGCGGGGTGGCTTTGGTATTACATTTAAAGCTACCCATCACTACTTGGGCCAGGAGGTGGTGATGAAAACCATCAATGAACGGCTGCGACAACATCCTGATTTTGCGAAATTTGAGCGCCAATTCCAAGATGAAGCCAGACGATTAGCTACGTGTATTCATCCAAATATAGTCCGAGTCAGTGACTTTTTTGTGGAAGCTGGATTGCCTTACATGGTAATGGAATACATTCGTGGCGAAACCTTGGGAGACGCATTTGTATTACCAGGAATAACTTTGCCTGAAGCCACAGCAATTCATTACATTCGGCAAATTGGAGCAGCTTTACAGGTAGTACATAACAATGGTTTGCTGCACCGAGATGTCAAACCAGATAATATTATTCTTCGTCAAGGAACACAAGAAGTAGTACTAATTGATTTTGGCATTGCCAGGGAATTTAATGGCAATGTCAGACAGACTCACACTGGTCTGGTTTCTGAAGGTTATTCTCCAATTGAGCAGTATTTGACGCAAGCGCCGCGCACACCCGCCACAGATGTTTATGGTTTAGCCGCAACTTTGTATTCACTGTTGACAGCACAAGTTCCTATGCCAGCATTATTGCGCGATCGCGAACAAATGCCTTCTCCCCGCGAATTGCAACCACACTTGAGTGCTGCTGTCAATCAGGCAATAATGCGTGGTATGGCGGTGGAGTCTCGTTTTCGACCAGCGACAGTTGCTGAGTGGTTACAACTCCTACCTGGAAATGAGGGGCTGATGACATCGGAAGCCTTAGCAACTTATGCAGTCCCAACTGTCAATTTATCTGCCCAACAAGCTGCAACTTTACTTGGAAAAACTGGCCAAAATCGCCTTCATAAGCCATCTGTGCTGGCACAACCCAACCAAGGCATCGCTAAAGAAAATCCACTGGCAAAAAAACCGGGATCATCTCAAATACTAATGGGTGTGGGTGTAGCCTTGGTTGCTGCTACAGCAGGTTTTGGCATCACTAGCATTTTACCCAAATCTCAGCCGCAGCCAACCACAAAGCCGCTTTTTGAACAGCCTACTCAACAGCCAGCCGCGAAAGCACCTAGCTTAGAAAATGGTGCAGAGACTAACACCACCTCAAGAACAGAATCAGCACCTCTTTCTAATTCCAAACAGCGCCGACGTAATCGCCGTTCTTCCCCCGAAGAAACTCCTAGCAGACCTACAGGAGAGTCACAACGGGGCGATTTGCAGCAATCTGGAGCTTCACCTAGCGTTTCCCCCACACCCTCGCTTGTGGAAAAACTACGCGCGATCCGGTCATCTCGTAGTGCTTCTCCCGCACCATTGCCACAAAATAACTCACCCGCCTCTAATCAGAATTCTGCTTCCCCTCAACCGATAATTCCACCAAATTCTGTGGTTATACCAGCAGCACCATCGACACAATCCAAACAGTCAGATCCTTCTGCTGTAGTAGTACCAACATTGGAAAAGCAAAATTCACCAACTGATAATCAACCCCAGAGCGATCGCAAATTGCCCGAAAAGCTACAAGATGACAATAACTAA
- a CDS encoding VIT domain-containing protein translates to MTQTLEQQTSGLYLQNSSQQIAFPLKHTEVKAKIAGNISRVEVTQSFENPFSTTLEAVYIFPLPDEAAVDDMLIRIGDRTIQGSIKKRQEAVAIYEQARKQGQTAGLLEQERDNIFTQSLANIKPGEQIDVIIRYSDSLKFEGGNYEFVFPMVVGPRYIPGITIEEDAVGGGSAIAPMTLNQDTDLVPDASRLNAPILPAGMRSRHDINVTIEINAGVEIQDINSPSHQIQIIREGQLVNVKLVGGDTIPNKDLILRYQVSSNNTQTTTLTQADERGGHFALYLIPAFEYRPDEIVAKDMVFLIDSSGSQSGEPLMQCQELMRRFINGLNPDDTFNIIDFSDTTQQLSPVPLPNTSANRLLAINYINRLNAGGGTEMLGGIRTVLNLKATNPGRLRNIVLLTDGYIGNENQILAEVKQRLQPGTRLHSFGAGSSVNRFLLNRIAELGQGIARIIRHDEPVDEVVEKFFRQINNPVLANIQLQWEGDGESPIMYPSTPPDLFAEQPLVLFGRKPDAHSGKLHITGIAAGGRLYQHTFQLNFPQTGNPAIAQLWGRSRIKDLMNQMVSGDTKGGVEAVTDTALTYQVLSQYTAFVAVSDDIRVNPNQDFISVQVPVEIPEAISHEGIFSNVTFGAAPGAGMARSRREAKKQSAPPVSSPMSVLPPPSPMPAPAKPIQRFEEMESLAMEFDIPASEPEIGFADDDGFSNLDSLLSVPEKSMPQLEDLKVLHKEESSVPHLQVVSVTGLNQQMISLLTQYLQAIQLPRGFGGDLVFEFQVSRGRVRQLLLDEQASSLKEQTVIELIKRSLLAWLPSQTLTSTVVLTLRIQP, encoded by the coding sequence ATGACTCAAACCCTAGAACAACAAACCAGTGGCTTATATCTGCAAAACTCTAGCCAACAGATTGCTTTTCCCCTCAAACACACCGAAGTAAAAGCCAAAATCGCTGGTAACATCTCACGGGTGGAAGTTACCCAAAGCTTTGAAAATCCCTTTAGCACAACCCTAGAAGCCGTTTATATTTTCCCCTTACCCGATGAAGCCGCCGTTGATGATATGCTGATTCGCATAGGCGATCGCACAATTCAAGGCAGCATCAAAAAACGCCAAGAAGCTGTAGCTATCTATGAACAAGCCAGAAAACAAGGACAGACAGCCGGACTCCTCGAACAAGAACGAGACAATATCTTCACCCAATCCCTGGCAAACATCAAACCAGGTGAACAAATCGATGTGATTATTCGCTACAGCGACAGCCTAAAATTTGAGGGTGGAAATTACGAATTTGTCTTCCCAATGGTTGTTGGCCCCCGTTACATTCCCGGAATCACCATCGAAGAAGATGCAGTCGGGGGTGGTTCAGCTATTGCACCCATGACTTTAAATCAAGATACCGATTTAGTTCCAGATGCTTCCCGCTTAAACGCTCCCATTTTGCCAGCAGGAATGCGATCGCGTCATGATATTAATGTCACCATAGAAATTAATGCTGGCGTTGAGATTCAAGATATTAACTCACCCTCTCACCAAATCCAAATCATCCGTGAAGGACAGTTGGTAAATGTCAAACTAGTTGGTGGAGACACAATACCCAATAAAGACCTAATTTTACGCTACCAAGTTAGTAGTAATAACACTCAAACAACTACGCTTACCCAAGCTGATGAACGGGGTGGACACTTCGCACTCTACCTGATTCCCGCCTTTGAGTATCGTCCTGATGAGATTGTCGCCAAAGATATGGTGTTTCTCATCGACTCCTCTGGTTCTCAAAGTGGCGAACCACTGATGCAATGTCAAGAATTGATGCGTCGTTTTATCAATGGACTAAACCCTGACGACACCTTTAACATTATTGATTTTTCCGATACCACACAGCAACTCTCACCCGTTCCTCTTCCTAATACTTCTGCAAATCGTTTATTAGCAATCAACTATATTAATCGCTTAAACGCTGGCGGTGGAACGGAGATGTTAGGCGGTATTCGCACCGTCTTAAACTTAAAAGCCACAAATCCGGGACGCTTGCGAAATATTGTTTTACTAACTGATGGTTATATCGGCAACGAAAACCAAATTTTAGCAGAAGTTAAACAGCGTCTCCAGCCAGGAACCCGCCTTCATAGCTTTGGTGCAGGTAGTTCGGTAAATCGTTTCTTACTCAATCGGATTGCAGAATTAGGACAGGGTATTGCTCGGATTATTCGCCACGATGAACCTGTAGATGAGGTGGTAGAAAAATTCTTCCGCCAAATAAATAATCCAGTCCTCGCCAATATTCAATTGCAATGGGAGGGTGATGGGGAATCCCCAATTATGTATCCTTCTACACCACCAGATTTATTTGCAGAGCAACCGTTAGTGCTATTTGGACGCAAACCAGACGCGCATTCGGGAAAGTTGCACATCACTGGCATTGCTGCGGGTGGTAGGCTTTATCAGCACACCTTTCAACTAAATTTTCCCCAAACAGGTAATCCCGCGATTGCTCAACTTTGGGGACGTTCCCGCATCAAGGATTTAATGAATCAAATGGTTAGTGGAGACACAAAGGGAGGTGTGGAAGCAGTCACAGATACAGCTCTGACTTATCAAGTGTTATCGCAATATACCGCTTTTGTTGCCGTCAGTGATGATATTAGAGTCAATCCCAATCAGGATTTCATCTCTGTGCAAGTACCTGTAGAAATACCTGAAGCAATCAGTCATGAAGGTATTTTTAGTAACGTGACTTTTGGTGCTGCTCCTGGCGCTGGAATGGCAAGAAGTCGCAGGGAAGCAAAGAAACAATCTGCACCACCCGTATCATCCCCAATGTCTGTATTACCACCACCATCCCCAATGCCTGCACCAGCAAAACCGATACAACGGTTTGAAGAAATGGAGTCATTAGCGATGGAATTCGATATTCCAGCATCAGAGCCAGAAATCGGATTTGCAGATGATGATGGTTTTAGTAATCTTGATAGCCTGTTATCAGTTCCCGAAAAATCGATGCCACAATTGGAAGATTTAAAAGTTTTACACAAAGAAGAATCTTCTGTCCCTCATTTACAGGTTGTGAGCGTGACGGGATTGAATCAGCAGATGATTTCTCTGCTGACTCAATACTTGCAAGCAATTCAACTCCCTAGAGGTTTCGGTGGTGATTTGGTGTTTGAATTCCAGGTTAGCCGGGGACGGGTGAGACAATTACTGCTGGATGAACAGGCTTCATCTCTGAAGGAACAGACGGTGATTGAATTAATTAAGCGATCGCTTTTGGCTTGGCTACCCTCCCAGACTCTCACCAGTACTGTGGTGTTAACACTTCGGATTCAACCCTAA